A window of the Verrucomicrobiia bacterium genome harbors these coding sequences:
- the rodA gene encoding rod shape-determining protein RodA → MVRKWLKDTNWSLVVAMTALSIIGIIFIRSASYRDPAEYDVKQMVWASAGLVVFFLVPFVGYRRLLSVSYLLYVISLVLLVWVMVAGHTRLGAQRWIGIGPIIIQPSEFAKIATIMTLANFLGSHHSWEKKNSIILIALVLAFVPQILIMRQPDLGSSLLFVPMVIVLLFLWGIPYRYMIGAAVLGLSAVPILWSILKEYQKKRILVFLNPNLDPLGAGYTALQSKIAVGSGGLFGKGLLHGTQSQLQFVPEHHTDFIFCVLGEEWGYLGAALLLFCYAALFNAIFEVIGQTTDQRAKLLAAGILTVLFSQVMINVGMSIGLLPITGLTLPLISYGGSSFIMTALALGLVLSIHKERSIF, encoded by the coding sequence ATGGTCAGAAAGTGGCTTAAGGACACGAACTGGTCGCTCGTTGTGGCCATGACCGCGCTCAGTATCATCGGCATCATCTTCATTCGCAGCGCTTCCTACCGCGACCCGGCCGAATACGATGTGAAGCAGATGGTATGGGCTTCCGCGGGCCTGGTGGTTTTCTTTCTCGTGCCTTTCGTGGGCTACCGCCGGCTGCTCAGCGTTTCCTATCTGCTTTATGTAATTTCTCTCGTCCTGCTGGTCTGGGTCATGGTGGCCGGGCACACGCGCTTAGGCGCGCAGCGCTGGATCGGAATCGGGCCGATTATCATCCAGCCTTCGGAGTTTGCCAAGATCGCCACGATCATGACGCTTGCCAATTTTCTAGGCTCGCATCATTCATGGGAAAAAAAGAACAGCATCATCCTCATCGCCCTTGTGCTGGCGTTCGTCCCGCAGATCCTCATCATGCGTCAGCCGGACCTGGGCAGCTCGCTCCTTTTTGTGCCCATGGTGATCGTGCTTCTTTTTCTGTGGGGGATTCCGTACCGCTACATGATTGGCGCCGCGGTGCTGGGGCTCTCCGCCGTGCCGATTTTGTGGAGCATCCTCAAGGAATATCAGAAAAAGCGCATCCTTGTTTTTTTGAATCCGAATCTGGACCCCCTTGGCGCGGGGTACACGGCACTACAGTCCAAGATCGCAGTCGGTTCGGGCGGACTTTTCGGCAAAGGGCTTTTGCACGGCACGCAAAGCCAGCTCCAATTCGTTCCCGAGCATCACACGGACTTTATTTTTTGCGTGCTGGGCGAAGAGTGGGGGTATTTGGGTGCGGCGCTCCTTCTTTTCTGCTATGCCGCGCTTTTTAATGCGATCTTCGAAGTGATCGGCCAAACAACAGACCAGCGCGCCAAGCTGCTGGCTGCGGGCATCCTGACCGTCCTGTTTTCCCAGGTTATGATCAACGTGGGCATGAGCATCGGCCTTCTCCCCATTACCGGATTGACGCTCCCGCTCATCAGTTACGGTGGTTCGTCCTTCATTATGACGGCACTTGCCCTGGGCCTGGTGCTCAGCATCCATAAGGAACGCTCGATTTTCTAG